From the Burkholderia glumae LMG 2196 = ATCC 33617 genome, one window contains:
- a CDS encoding gamma-butyrobetaine hydroxylase-like domain-containing protein: MSGLTPATPIPSGVVVHAVSRVLELQYPNGENYRVPFELLRVFSPSAEVRGHGPGQEILQTGKRGVTITALEGVGHYALQPTFSDGHSTGIYSWDLLYELATRQDALWREYFDKLQAAGVDRDAPMPAAGGQSGHCH; this comes from the coding sequence ATGAGCGGCTTGACCCCGGCCACGCCGATTCCGTCGGGCGTGGTCGTCCACGCGGTATCGCGCGTGCTCGAATTGCAATATCCGAACGGCGAGAACTATCGCGTGCCGTTCGAACTGCTGCGGGTCTTCTCGCCCTCGGCCGAGGTCCGCGGCCACGGCCCCGGGCAGGAAATCCTGCAGACCGGCAAGCGCGGCGTGACCATCACGGCGCTCGAGGGCGTAGGCCACTACGCGCTGCAGCCGACCTTCTCCGACGGCCACTCCACCGGCATCTACTCGTGGGACCTGCTGTACGAACTCGCCACGCGCCAGGACGCGCTCTGGCGCGAGTACTTCGACAAGCTGCAGGCGGCCGGCGTCGACCGCGACGCGCCGATGCCCGCCGCCGGCGGCCAGAGCGGTCACTGTCACTGA
- a CDS encoding HIT family protein codes for MDCVFCREDGGELLWKDDLLRVVLATTETDYPGFCRVIWQTHVAEFSDLDEPARMHLMRVVAAVERAVRRVMQPDKVNLASLGNQVPHLHWHVIPRFSNDAHFPQAVWAPRQRSVSDALLRLRAAQATLLHNAVHEAIEQALNTRHSS; via the coding sequence ATGGATTGCGTATTCTGCCGCGAGGACGGGGGCGAGCTGCTCTGGAAGGACGACCTGCTGCGCGTCGTGCTCGCCACCACGGAGACCGATTACCCGGGTTTCTGCCGCGTCATCTGGCAGACCCACGTGGCCGAGTTCTCCGATCTCGACGAGCCCGCGCGCATGCATCTGATGCGCGTCGTGGCCGCCGTCGAGCGGGCCGTGCGCCGCGTGATGCAACCTGATAAGGTGAATCTCGCGAGCCTCGGCAACCAGGTGCCGCATCTGCACTGGCATGTGATTCCGCGCTTCTCGAACGACGCGCATTTTCCCCAGGCGGTCTGGGCGCCGCGTCAGCGCTCGGTGTCCGACGCGCTGCTGCGGCTGCGCGCGGCCCAGGCCACGCTGCTGCACAATGCGGTCCACGAGGCAATCGAACAGGCTTTGAACACGAGGCATTCTTCATGA